The genomic stretch GGTGTCAATGAAGAGTTCAAAGATTATTTATTAGCAATCATGAAATTCTTCAaaattaaagagttaaaaaaGACACAATGAGTGTGTTGCAACCAGAAAAGTAATTCAATTCCTCATCTACCTCATTGTGAATTataaaaaacagaaatggaattcaAGTCCTCATGACGGGGTACACGTGTGGGATTTCTTCATGCTTAGTCTTTCTGAGTTTGATGCAGCTAAAACATATTAAAACAATTTGCAGATTCAGAATTTTAAACTTTCATGTCAGAATAAGTTCCCAATCTATCTCCAGTCGATGCAGTTGGAAATGGTGCAAGCAAAACGAGGATTTGAGGAAGTACAATTGGGTGGGACAGCGAACAGCCCAATTAAGTAGGGTTCCTGATACTCAATATGTAGATTGTTGAAGCAGTTGGATGCAGTTTGTATCCTCCAAAAACCAGAGTGGTGAAATTAAGCATGATTTGAACTTCCAATTCAGTGGTTCAGAGTATTCCTCATTCCTCACTGGGCCTAACATCTATACAGAAAATTGCAAAGAAAACAAGTGGTTTTCCTGCACAGATATTAGGGAAGGAATCTCCTTGATAGGCACCTagatctgccacatggcaggtcAGACTGGACTGAATTTTTGTGGACAGGCAGGTCCCGACATCCCCTGCTCATATGCCAACATTCCAACCACTCCGAGTTTGTGAAGTGTCAAAACAAGGAATTGAAAAATCTGGGACTACCAAGTGGGTGCACCGGACTTCAATGAaggtgcatggacatacatgtgAGGTATGACATTAGAATTTGAGGCTGAACTTTGACACGTGGACTATTCAGACCATTCCTTAGATATATAACGTTCTGATTCATCACATCATTCTTCCATATGGTAAAACTAGGTATGCCCACTAGGGAGATTCTGTCCTAAATATTTGTGTGTGTAactttttgaatatttttctaTTCTACATTCATAAGTTTTCATCCACTATGAACTGCCATTAGTTATCAGTCCTGataaagaggagaaaagggaggATGGGGAGGGGAGGGGCTGAAACCATTTATATCCAAGTTTGTCTAAACAGGCCTATGAAGCAGTCACAAACAAAGATATATGGATGTCTTCAGATGCTCCATACTTCAGCCCCTAATGATCATCAGTTTTCCATAGAACTCCTATACAGAAGTTTGTGTATTAAGCTGTATGCCTGGTTTGATATTTAGCTGTCTTTTAGGAGATATAGTAATTAAAGGTGACATATTTGAGGGTTTtcattgtttctgtttcttattGCGACATATTTCCTTGTTATCGTCTTCCCCGTCATCTCCTGTGTCAGATTGCACTCTAGCTTATCCCCTTTTAACCTGAAAGTAACAACTCACTAAATCACCTGAAAAGCTTATCTGGAGTGACTTGATAGCTTACATGTtgggatttttaattttatgagGGTCAAATATTAGATTATGCATTAATACATCTGTTTGTGTCtcagggagagaaagagagaggaggtcTAATCTTGACATATGAATGTGCATAGAATCAAGCCAATTCTATCAATTCTCAATAATAAATTCTACCAAACAATCAAATCATGTTTCTACCTCCAATTTCTAGAGCATAGATCTATTACTTCCATCATAACCAACGTGCATACTATCCTGAAGTATGTACACATACAGAAGGCCTTCTAATGCTAAAAGTAAAGGTAAGAATCAGAACAACTACAGAATGATGACAATCCATAAATCAACCATAAATACACATTTGACATCCCAAAGAGATAATAGAGTACTAAAAACACACTTTAAAACATTAAAGAACAGAAATATGTGGTATAGGATAGATGGACATACAGAACAAGCATAAATTTCGGCTGGCTAGTTGGATGTCAATACTGATGCCAAGAACTCCTCATCCTCCAAGAGAAGTTGCATATTTTTGGTCTTCATCAAGAACTtgattgcttcttcttcaaactCCAGCAGAAAACCCAACTTGATAAGCTCAGATAGTCCAGAAATCTGATCTTCCTTTTCCCATAACAGTCCCTCAGATATCACTTTGGAAAAATATGTAGCAAATTCAATGTTGGCTTTATGCCCAGACGGTGTGTAAGTCTTCTGTATGAACAGCCTTGAACTTGCTCTCTCCCAACGAATCAGTTGGCTTACCTCCACATTCACATTCTTTCCAGAAGAGAGTGGTAACATATAACTCACAGTAATGGATTTTGCTGTCTTGAACACAGAAAGATCAAGAAGATACTTGATTGTCTGATGCCTTCTTTCCACATCCATTTTGAGCGAAGGGTCGGCTAGAAACCCAAGTATGAGTCTAAGCAGCCCTTCTCTGATGAGTATGTCTCTTGGATTGACGTTCTTGAATTCGATACTATCTGGTATGGAGGATTCATCCTTCTCTATGGATTCAGACATAGTCCGGACCCCAACATTACTGTACATTTCAAGAAGCTTACTGCGAGGAAGAGTTTCCAAACTTCTCTGTGGACACCAGACAAATAATGGATGAAGAGAAGCCTTCTGAAACATATCCTTCAATTGCAGATCATCTGGGATGAAGACATCTTGTTTGTTGGACAACAGAATTCCACCTGTGCCTGTCTTCACAGGAACTTTCAGTAAGTTGTCCGCAAGAAGTTTCTGCGTCTTTTGGGTCCAATTCTTCGCGACATTAATCCAGAAGGCACAACAATCAGACTCTGGTAATTGGTGTCCTGAATTTTCCCATTCCTTCCATAGCTTATAGTAGTCATCAATTGAAGGATTGTGTCTAACTCCCAAAGCCATGGAAAAGAAGCCTAGTAGTTTCTTCTCATAATACCTGGATAAAATATTCAACTGTGCACCAAAGAGATTGTCCCTGTCATAAAGGATACATTCTTCAGGGCTGACCCACTCTCCCTTGTTACATCCATTTGGAATCCAAATCCATCTAGCTGCTTTATTGTCAGGCTCCCAGTTGAATTTCATCAAGTACTGATAAATTCGAGCTATAATGTTTAATTGAGAATGGAATTCAAGGTGACTAGCAAGCAAGGTGCATACATTTTTAATATCTAAAGTGACACCAATTGCACTGAGCTCTTTTTTGTACAAAATCATGCTGAAGCCATAAAATTCTTCATCAATGAATGGCCCATCTTCTGGCTGTAAGAATGAAGCCCATTCTCTATCAAACAGCAAACATTTCTCTGGAGATTGGTAACCCATATGAGTCTTCAACCATCTTGTATTAATTCTCTTCAAAAATTCTGCAGGCAAGGGATCACTCTTTTCATGCATTAAATTTCTGACGCAATCCAGCAATGAAGCCACATTCATAGGAGTTAAGTTCGCTGGATTTGAGGGGATACGAATGCCAGCTGTCACAAACTTTGCTCCCTCCTTGAATTCAATCACAACTCCCAAGGCTTTGAGCTCAGTTTTGTATTCTTGGATGCCCTTGCCATGGTTATTGTAATCATCTTTGAGGAATGGAAGTGTTGCAATTGGAGAGATAGAAAGCCAATCTGGGCCAAACAATATAGACTCCTGAGGAGACCTGTTGCCAAGACAAGTTCTTAACCATTTCTCCTCACGGATGCACTTACTAAAATCTGCTGGAAATCGAAGCTGTGCTCCTTTTAGTTGTCTGAAACATGAAAGAAATGAGAGTACATTCTCCTTTGTAGCAGAGGAtgcatgttttttaaaatagcACGCAAATGCGTTTGCTGCTACCTCAAAATCCACCACCACTCCTGCTTCCTTCAACTCATTTTTGTATGAGAAGATAGTACTTCCATAGAAATTTTCTGCAATCACCGGGAAACCACTGAAAACCTGCAGAAGGCAACCCCATTCAGGACTGTGCAGGAAACATTCACCAGGAGACTTGTAGCCAAGACTGGTCTTCAAccattttttatctttcaaCACTTGAACAACTTTCCCAGATGATCTTGAACACCGGATACATTCCAAAATGAAAAGTATAGTATCAGGTGTAAAAGAAGTTAATGAAGCTGGCAATCTGAAGTAGTCAGCCACGAGCTTGTAATTTTGGTTGAAGCCAACAATAACACCTAGCAACTGAAGCTCCTCTCTGAATTTGGGGATTTCCTCACCATAGTAATCTTGATCAATGAAGGGGAGGTCACTAATTTGTGAGGCATGTTTCCATTCTGAATCAAACAAAATGGATCCAACAGGAGACCTTACTCCATGGGAAGTCCTAAGCCATCTTCCTTCTTTTATATTCATGATAAAATCTTCAGTAGGCAAAAACTTCCTCCTCAAGAATCTAATGAAATTAAGCATTGAAAGCACATTGCTTCTGGTCAAATTTGATGATGCTGCCAGAGACATGAGATGCTTCCCAATGAATTGGCATGCTTCTCCAAATTCAGACATCACTCCCAGAGTCTTCAATTCCTCCATATATGCACTGATTCTGTCATCATAGAATCTTTGATCTATCAAGGGAATATCAACTAGCACATACCCATTCTGCAAGAGATTTCCCCATTCTGGGGTCAATAGGAAAGATTGTGAAGGAGGCCTGTAGCCTGGACTGCAGCCCAAAAAAATTCTCAGCCAACTTCCTTCCTTTATACATCTTAAGAACTTTCCCTCCATTTTCATACCCTTACGTTTCATGGTTCTAATCCAGTCCAACAACAAAAATGTGTTCTCCTTGGTCAAGGGAGCAGATACTGTCGGAAATACAGCATTGGGAGGACAGAGATCTGGGATATCAGAAGCTCCAGCATAAGTTTTCATGAATATCATAAGCTGTTGCTCTGATGTATAAACACCCGCAAAATGGCCAGCTTCCAAGTATTCTTCTCCTAATTCAACATAATTTTCTCCCCTCCATGGATTTGTACCAATCAATCTCACCCACTTGCTTCCATTTGCAGGGACAAGAACACCACTTCTCTGTCTAGTTACACATCCATAATTATCTACCATGGGTATTTCATAACCACAAACTTCCCATTCAGACAGATATTTATTAGAGAGCGAGTGGTGCAAGAAGTGAGCTAAGGCAATGACAAGCTTCCTGTCACCATTTAAAGACTTAACAAGAACAGAGGCATAATCAGAAGTACTCACAGAAAGAATTTCCACATGATATTCGAGCCATTCCAATAACGCTTGCCTCTGAGGATATATTTGCAGAGCCTCCTGTGTGCCTTTTGGCAAAAAGAACTGATTTCCTGGACATCTGAATTCCCGGTTCCAATTGATCAACCATGAAATCTGACAAGCTTCACTTGATCGACGTACTCTAGAACCATCCCTCTGAGTCACTGCATTGATACTCAATAAAGATACATTCCCATCTTGGTTCACATATTTCAGAAGAGGTATGTTCTTGAGCTCTGTGTTACAGAAGCAGGAACCCCAGTTACAACTAAGAAAATACAGAAGCTCCATATAAACATCCTCCGAAACTCCCATTACTAGATTAGAACTCCGGATGCACTTCACATACCATTCGCCAACCATTTGTTGCACTCCCAAGAAATTCAAAACATCATCGTACTCCTTTATATCAAATGCTGAATTTAGAACACACAATCCATGGGATGACAGATTCTGCAAGCTCACACCCTGCTCCTTTGCTTTAATCAAGATATTCCAGAAAGCAGGCACTATCCTACCTACTTCACTGGGCTTACAAAAGAACTTCTGGTCAGTGTATGACTCACATGGAACAATGTTTTCCTCAACCAGTTTCTCTTTGATCTTCTCCCTCACGGAATTCAGCTTTGGATACAAAGAGCTTCCAACAGGTATGAACTTAAACATACGAGCCAATGCAGATACTGGAGCAGATTCTGTTGTCTTCACAAGTGTGATGAAAGCATTAATAAATGCAGAGGGCACACAGTCCAGAATCCCCTGATTCCATTGGTTGTCCAACCGAACAGTTTCCCTGGATGATGCTAGAATAAAATCAGCTTGGATTATGAAGGGAAAATTTGTGACCATTTCTGTTGGAAGAAATgcgtagactccaggtgagttCATCCCTCTATTAAGACGCTGTCCATATGGAAATGCTAGTGTAATCATCCATTCCTCAACCTCCTTCCGTTCCACTCTATTTTCCAGCCTAACAGGAAACTTCTGCCTCCACATGTGGTACCTGCATTCTCTTTCACTCTCATCATCATTTTCCTCAGATGAGAGATGAAGGGTGTAAGACTCTGCATCAATGTTCTTCCTCATAACAAAATCAGTCTCACTTGAAATAGAGATCGCATTAACTGTATTGAGTCTACGATCCTCATTATCTTCCCTAATAGAAAGCCGCTTGATCTTAGAAAGAAATAACAGAACTTCAGGATGCACGCAGGATAGCTGTTGCTTAACAGGTCCCACCTTATCACATTTCAAAGGTAAGACTATTGTTGTGGCTGGAAAAGCACTAGCACTAGCACTAGCGCTAGCAGAACCATATATCTGTTTTATGTCAGCAAGAGAAGGATTCTCCTCTACCCATTCTGGTACAATGTATCCAACATTGCATTCTGGACATGGATCTTCACTGAACCTTATCTGATACCCATTACTGAAAATGCAAGGCTGAGCCGTTATCAGAAATACACTTTTGAACCCAATTCCTACAAACCACCAATATGCAAGTTGTCATTTATAGAGAACACACCTAACTAAtgcaaaagaacaagaaggtaAAAGATGATTGGTAGTCTGATTAGTTTAGACTGCAGTTACATGATATTGTATATGTGAGTCAACTTATTTGCATTACGGAGCATTAATATATTCAACGAGCAGCACCAAAATAGTCTTACCAAGCAAGCAAGTGAACAAGCATGCACGAGAAATCAGAGGTTACCTTTATGTAAATGGAATAAGATAATTATCTGCCTTCATGAGTATAATATCCAGACTCCCCACAGTTTAGTTGAAATATCTCAAGTGCATTACTATATTACACCCATTACTTTTTAGTAAATTAGAAAGTTAGACAGTGCATCCATGCAAGAGTACTTGATGATACATTTTGAAACAATTGATCGGAAAACTACAGATCAGATTTTAAAATCTTCTTCCAAGAAGGAAGCATTGGGTTTCATATGGACTAATAAGCTAAATAACAACATTAGAAGCACTACATACAATTTTTATACCTTCAAGAGTATGGTTCACCTTATGAAAATTTTTTACGCTTTGAGCTCAACATTAATCATATGGTTAGCCATGGATTGAATtgttccccttttattttgagCTGTTAACCAAAACTATCTGATGTTGACTTTCCAACCACAAGTTTTCTAGTATTGAGTCATATTACAGGTTTTAGCTTGCTTTGAAGTTAAAATTTTCTGTCCTACTTTAACTTTCAGAGGTTCTCCACACCCCCACCGCAACCTTGTTTTCTCTAATCACAGTTTTAATTCTAAATTAAGTCTTAATGTTTAAGCTGGAGAGAATCTATGCATAGGATTTTAATCCAATGACATGCATATAAGTGGATATTAAATTGTCAAGGAAATTAAATTTGAAACAATACTCGTgtgaaaacaaaagagaaaaggaaaaccttatgtttgttttcttactttattcttcttgttttttaacCTTATTTATAAATATCAATCTTACTAATTCTAAATCTGTAGATATCTTCCTTTTTTCAATACCAAGGTTTGTGTAATGGTAACATTACTGTTAATGTCTAGATTCATTGTATGCGTCTGGATTCATTCTATGTATATGCTAGGATACGGACTATGACTCATCCTTACATAACATACCTAAATTGTATTCTCATATCCTCTCTACAAATAAGATGGCCTCTATCATTTTAGATAAGCCAAAATCATTCTCCCATATTCTAGTTCTCAACTTGGTATCGAAGCCTACAGCTCTAAAGAGTTATTTATTATTCCCACCACCGGCAGGGTCCATCACAAGATCTCGAGGCTCTGGCCTCTCCAGTCAAGCATGGTAAACTAAACATGCTCCGACATATGTCGCACCATACATGACCTACTAACTTCTATTGACCACTGAATGCCACACTACCACTGCTGCTTGCATTCTGCAACTGGCCACCTATGGCTAGACTCTACCAACCTCCTCTTAGCCTTCTAGCCCATTGTCGCCCTGCCGTTGGCATTGCCAGCACCTATTGGCCTTGCTGCAATCACCTCCTAGCCCTAGTGGCCCTTCTGCTATAGAATCTGGCCTCAATGACCTTTTCGTTATCACCTTCAGGCTTTAGCGGCCTACATCCATCACCTCTTGGCCCCCAAGCCACCACATCATCATCGCCTGGCTCCAGCAGCCCTGCCACCATCACTGCTTGGCTTCTAGACCATCCCACCATTGCCACCTGGCCCCAATCACTGTCGCTAGCATTGTGCGGTCCCACCTACTTTTATTAGCTTTTGTCTGCCCCATGTCAAGCCCCAGGTGACCTTTGTTAGGCCTTGTCGATCTTTAGGGATATCCCACCAGGCCCCTTGGCCTTTGCTGATGCACCTCCATACTTGCCTAAGTTCCACAGCCCTCTGCCAAGGCCCTCTAGTGCCCTTGAGCCTTCCAACGCCCCTTGTGCCCTCATCATAAGGATTTTCTTACATGCTTCTATAATACAGTAGACATCCCTAGCCtgtctttacttttccataTCAATTTTCAGCAGCTTATTACTTGATTGTGATCAAGGTCATCAAGGCATAAGGTGGCCCACGGcgagggaagaagggaaaaaatcaaggcaacaccaacaagacGACTTCTTGCTTAGGCTAGGTGACCAAGGTGCCAGTCCAGACTAGACCACCTTATCGCCTAGGCGACTCCTTGATAACTATGCATGATATTCCATTTTTATGACAAAGAGTAGTGATACTGGCACCTCCTTAAGAGGACTTAAGGGTAGTGAGGTGAGTCATGTTGGGACTCATAGTCATAACCCATCCCTCCAGATAGGTCCAACAAAGCTTAATGGATTAAATTATCTCGCTTGGTCAGGGGCCTATCTATTGGCCATTCGTGGAAATAATTTATCGAGGTACCTgacgattgacacccctatgccAACCGAAGCCACTATAAAAAATACCTGGTTAGCTAATGATGCAGTTGTAATGTCCTTTCTCCTCAATTCCATTGGACCTACTATCAGCTCTAGCTTTGTTCTTATGAATTCTGCAAAGGAGTTATGGGATGCCATGCGACAGACTTATGCCCAAACTAGTAATTATGCACAAATCTATAAGCTCTGTTGACATGTTCGCGAGAGTACTAAAAAATATTTGTCCCTTATAACCTATTATGTTTCTCTTAATGCtctcaaaaaatattttgagtttttattaCTGGTAGCCTAGTAATTAAGTTTTTTACCTTTCTGATGCGTTGGAAATGGTTTTGAGACCTAGTTTTGCATCGTTTAGGTGAATGACACAAACTAATGTAATCATGCATTGACAACATGAATTATGGGTTCTTTTGAGTGCaatgattaaaatttgaatagttccAATTTGCAAGTTTATATGTAGGACATTATATGATTGGAAATTAATAAGATAATGTTATAATACACTTACATTGATGATCACCAATTTTTTTGGAAAGCTCCTATTATCCATCGT from Macadamia integrifolia cultivar HAES 741 chromosome 11, SCU_Mint_v3, whole genome shotgun sequence encodes the following:
- the LOC122093769 gene encoding uncharacterized protein LOC122093769, with product MAMTPREHIEEIRKTKFSIGGESNPLTEDLHQAVKNLSAELYAKDVHFLMELIQNAEDNEYPEGVKASLEFIITSRDITATGAAATLLVFNNEKGFSPKNIDSLCSVGRSTKKGNRQRGYIGEKGIGFKSVFLITAQPCIFSNGYQIRFSEDPCPECNVGYIVPEWVEENPSLADIKQIYGSASASASASAFPATTIVLPLKCDKVGPVKQQLSCVHPEVLLFLSKIKRLSIREDNEDRRLNTVNAISISSETDFVMRKNIDAESYTLHLSSEENDDESERECRYHMWRQKFPVRLENRVERKEVEEWMITLAFPYGQRLNRGMNSPGVYAFLPTEMVTNFPFIIQADFILASSRETVRLDNQWNQGILDCVPSAFINAFITLVKTTESAPVSALARMFKFIPVGSSLYPKLNSVREKIKEKLVEENIVPCESYTDQKFFCKPSEVGRIVPAFWNILIKAKEQGVSLQNLSSHGLCVLNSAFDIKEYDDVLNFLGVQQMVGEWYVKCIRSSNLVMGVSEDVYMELLYFLSCNWGSCFCNTELKNIPLLKYVNQDGNVSLLSINAVTQRDGSRVRRSSEACQISWLINWNREFRCPGNQFFLPKGTQEALQIYPQRQALLEWLEYHVEILSVSTSDYASVLVKSLNGDRKLVIALAHFLHHSLSNKYLSEWEVCGYEIPMVDNYGCVTRQRSGVLVPANGSKWVRLIGTNPWRGENYVELGEEYLEAGHFAGVYTSEQQLMIFMKTYAGASDIPDLCPPNAVFPTVSAPLTKENTFLLLDWIRTMKRKGMKMEGKFLRCIKEGSWLRIFLGCSPGYRPPSQSFLLTPEWGNLLQNGYVLVDIPLIDQRFYDDRISAYMEELKTLGVMSEFGEACQFIGKHLMSLAASSNLTRSNVLSMLNFIRFLRRKFLPTEDFIMNIKEGRWLRTSHGVRSPVGSILFDSEWKHASQISDLPFIDQDYYGEEIPKFREELQLLGVIVGFNQNYKLVADYFRLPASLTSFTPDTILFILECIRCSRSSGKVVQVLKDKKWLKTSLGYKSPGECFLHSPEWGCLLQVFSGFPVIAENFYGSTIFSYKNELKEAGVVVDFEVAANAFACYFKKHASSATKENVLSFLSCFRQLKGAQLRFPADFSKCIREEKWLRTCLGNRSPQESILFGPDWLSISPIATLPFLKDDYNNHGKGIQEYKTELKALGVVIEFKEGAKFVTAGIRIPSNPANLTPMNVASLLDCVRNLMHEKSDPLPAEFLKRINTRWLKTHMGYQSPEKCLLFDREWASFLQPEDGPFIDEEFYGFSMILYKKELSAIGVTLDIKNVCTLLASHLEFHSQLNIIARIYQYLMKFNWEPDNKAARWIWIPNGCNKGEWVSPEECILYDRDNLFGAQLNILSRYYEKKLLGFFSMALGVRHNPSIDDYYKLWKEWENSGHQLPESDCCAFWINVAKNWTQKTQKLLADNLLKVPVKTGTGGILLSNKQDVFIPDDLQLKDMFQKASLHPLFVWCPQRSLETLPRSKLLEMYSNVGVRTMSESIEKDESSIPDSIEFKNVNPRDILIREGLLRLILGFLADPSLKMDVERRHQTIKYLLDLSVFKTAKSITVSYMLPLSSGKNVNVEVSQLIRWERASSRLFIQKTYTPSGHKANIEFATYFSKVISEGLLWEKEDQISGLSELIKLGFLLEFEEEAIKFLMKTKNMQLLLEDEEFLASVLTSN